The following proteins are co-located in the Castanea sativa cultivar Marrone di Chiusa Pesio chromosome 8, ASM4071231v1 genome:
- the LOC142606814 gene encoding uncharacterized protein LOC142606814 isoform X2 yields MNRGYFADMSELKQHGGKIAMANKIIIPAMAAVKFPALEVNYSDGTTVKLPKTSNGDIVDVDKSDIPKASLLCLSFRANSQAMIDSWSGPFIDAFSNSKDLQLYEVSLIDSWFLRLNPIKRLLLRVMKKSNGGKDALQKQIVYSFGDHYYFRKELKVLNLLTGYIFLLDKFGRIRWQGFGLATQEELSSLLSCASLLLEEK; encoded by the exons ATGAACCGGGGATACTTTGCCGATATGTCAGAACTTAAGCAACATGGTGGTAAG aTTGCAATggcaaataaaattataattccTGCAATGGCAGCAGTAAAGTTTCCTGCGTTAGAAGTGAACTACTCTGATGGTACAACAGTGAAGTTGCCAAAAACTTCCAATGGAGATATTGTTGATGTGGACAAATCAGATATCCCAAAGGCATCTTTGCTATGTCTTTCATTCCGAGCAAACTCTCAG GCAATGATTGATTCTTGGAGTGGGCCTTTTATTGATGCTTTTAGTAATTCAAAAGACCTTCAGCTATATGAG GTGTCACTAATAGACTCGTGGTTCTTACGTTTGAACCCTATTAAGCGGCTGCTTCTTCGGGTAATGAAAAAATCTAATGGAGGGAAGGATGCTCTTCAGAAGCAGATTGTATATTCATTTGGTGACCATTATTACTTCAGAAAAGAACTAAAAGTTCTGAACCTTCTCACTGG GTATATTTTTCTACTTGACAAATTTGGTAGAATAAGATGGCAAGGCTTTGGATTGGCAACGCAAGAGGAGTTGTCATCCCTTCTTTCTTGCGCATCACTTCTTTTGGAAGAGAAATGA
- the LOC142606814 gene encoding uncharacterized protein LOC142606814 isoform X1 — protein MQNLKRLTHQASSSTRATLLGAQISSHQDKLFLHPTHQHLAQRSSIRFLDIYQLGNKAAIEKERARLADEMNRGYFADMSELKQHGGKIAMANKIIIPAMAAVKFPALEVNYSDGTTVKLPKTSNGDIVDVDKSDIPKASLLCLSFRANSQAMIDSWSGPFIDAFSNSKDLQLYEVSLIDSWFLRLNPIKRLLLRVMKKSNGGKDALQKQIVYSFGDHYYFRKELKVLNLLTGYIFLLDKFGRIRWQGFGLATQEELSSLLSCASLLLEEK, from the exons ATGCAGAATTTGAAGCGATTGACTCACCAAGCTTCTTCTTCAACCCGAGCTACTCTGTTGGGTGCTCAGATTTCAAGCCACCAAGACAAGCTCTTTCTTCATCCTACTCATCAGCATTTAGCTCAAAGGTCCTCCATTCGCTTCCTCGACATTTACCAG CTGGGAAACAAAGCAGCAATCGAGAAAGAGCGTGCTCGACT TGCAGATGAGATGAACCGGGGATACTTTGCCGATATGTCAGAACTTAAGCAACATGGTGGTAAG aTTGCAATggcaaataaaattataattccTGCAATGGCAGCAGTAAAGTTTCCTGCGTTAGAAGTGAACTACTCTGATGGTACAACAGTGAAGTTGCCAAAAACTTCCAATGGAGATATTGTTGATGTGGACAAATCAGATATCCCAAAGGCATCTTTGCTATGTCTTTCATTCCGAGCAAACTCTCAG GCAATGATTGATTCTTGGAGTGGGCCTTTTATTGATGCTTTTAGTAATTCAAAAGACCTTCAGCTATATGAG GTGTCACTAATAGACTCGTGGTTCTTACGTTTGAACCCTATTAAGCGGCTGCTTCTTCGGGTAATGAAAAAATCTAATGGAGGGAAGGATGCTCTTCAGAAGCAGATTGTATATTCATTTGGTGACCATTATTACTTCAGAAAAGAACTAAAAGTTCTGAACCTTCTCACTGG GTATATTTTTCTACTTGACAAATTTGGTAGAATAAGATGGCAAGGCTTTGGATTGGCAACGCAAGAGGAGTTGTCATCCCTTCTTTCTTGCGCATCACTTCTTTTGGAAGAGAAATGA